The Rhipicephalus sanguineus isolate Rsan-2018 chromosome 7, BIME_Rsan_1.4, whole genome shotgun sequence genome includes a window with the following:
- the LOC119399654 gene encoding alpha-crystallin A chain — MPFHRSLFGRHRDKEWWDAWDYPSRIFDQKFGVALRDEDLFDRDPFARRPLSTLSLSSPRRGQVSGGVCDVVPRSTGVSEVVNDDSKFEVRLDVSFFNPSDITVKVLGTDSVLVHGKHEERQDEHGFVSREFTRRYMLPPDVDPEQVSSEFLADEEGVLVIRAAKKSPEPSALKERVVPIAVLSPNKTKA; from the exons ATGCCGTTCCACAGGAGCCTCTTCGGTCGCCACCGGGACAAGGAGTGGTGGGACGCGTGGGACTACCCCTCGCGCATCTTCGACCAGAAGTTCGGCGTGGCGCTTAGGGACGAAGATCTGTTCGACCGAGACCCCTTCGCCAGGAGGCCACTGTCTACGCTATCGCTGTCTTCGCCGCGGAGAGGACAG GTGTCCGGCGGCGTGTGCGACGTGGTGCCTCGCTCTACGGGAGTCTCGGAGGTCGTCAACGATGATTCCAAGTTCGAAGTCCGCCTCGACGTCAGCTTCTTCAACCCCAGCGACATCACGGTCAAG GTGTTAGGTACGGACAGCGTGCTGGTGCACGGCAAGCACGAGGAACGCCAGGACGAGCACGGCTTCGTGTCCCGCGAGTTCACGCGCCGGTACATGCTGCCGCCGGACGTGGATCCCGAGCAAGTGAGCTCCGAGTTCCTGGCCGATGAAGAGGGAGTGCTCGTCATCCGTGCCGCGAAGAAGTCGCCCGAGCCATCTGCACTTAAGGAGCGAGTCGTGCCCATTGCTGTGCTCTCGCCAAACAAGACCAAGGCCTGA